The genome window TTACAGAAAAAAGTTTTTTATTTGACGGGCAATGTGGTAGGAATTGGGGAAAAACGTCAAGCTCAATTAAATACCGATCGCGTAACGTGGTATTTAACTAACCAGACTTTCGACGCCGAAGGAAATGTGGTTTACAAGCAACTAAATCCGGTGTTTAATTTGACTGGGCCGAGGGCGGCGGGAGAGTTGAAAAATCAAACTGTGATTGTCAAAGGCGACGGCAGTGGGGGTCAAGTGGTTACGGAATTTGTACCGGACGAGTACAAGGGAACTTTGGGACAGTAGATGGGATTGCAACCGCAGATGTCGGCAGATGAACGCTGATGAACGCAGATATAATTAAGATTGGATTGAGTAAGGAGGGGTTGGGATGACGACAACTTTAGAAACAACTTTAGAAAGGGTGGATGAACCTATCTTAATTGACGGATTAAGTTGGAGAGAGTTTAAGGCTGTTGAACAGTTGCTCTCGCGTCCGGGGGTGAGGCTGTCGTTTTTAGATGGGGTGTTGGAGATTAGACGTATGCCTGGAGAAAAACATGAATCGATTAAAGAACGAATTGGTTCTCTACTCGATCTTTATCTGCTTCAAATGGGAATTGATTATCAGCCCACGGGATCGATGACCCTGGAAAGCCCGTCGGGATTGGTGAAGCGAGAAGCTGATAAATCCTATAAATTGGGAGCTAACCGAGAACGTCCTGATTTGGCGGTGGAAGTGGTGGTGACTAGCGGCGGTATTAACAAGTTGGAAGCTTACAAACGCCTGGAAATTCCTGAAGTTTGGTTTTGGGAAAATGGCGCACTTCGTATGTATTCCTTGGGGGATGATGGATATGCAGAGGTCGATCGCTCTCAAGTTCTGCCAGAGTTAGATATTGTATTATTGGCGCAGTGTATCAATATTGAAAATCACCTTCAGGCAATGCGGGAATTCAGGCAAGCTATTCAAAGTTATTAGAAAAATTCTTAGAGAGTATTTTCGTTTGAAGGAGCAGTTGGGATGACGACAACTTTAGAAACAACTTTAGAAAGGGTGGATGAACCTATCTTAATTGACGGATTAAGTTGGAGAGAGTTTAAGGCTGTTGAACAGTTGCTCTCGCGTCCGGGGGTGAGGCTGTCGTTTTTAGATGGGGTACTGGAGATTAGACGTATGCCTGGAAGAAAACATGAAACCGCGAAACAGCGGATTTCAACGCTGGTGGATATGTATTTGGAATATGCAGGCATTGACTTTACGCCAACGGGTTCGGTGACAGTAGAAAGTGAAACTGGAAGGGTGAAGCGAGAAGCGGATTTGTCTTACGAATTGGGATCTAACCGAGAACGTCCCGATTTGGCGGTGGAAGTGGTGGTGACTAGCGGCGGTATTAACAAGTTGGAAGCTTACAAACGCCTGGAAATTCCTGAAGTTTGGTTTTGGGAAAATGGCGCACTTTGTATGTATTCGTTGGGGGATGATGGATATGCAGAGGTCGATCGCTCTCAAGTTCTGCCCGACTTAGATATTGTATTATTAGCGCGGTGTATCAATATTGAAAATCACCTTCAGGCAATGCGGGAATTCAGGCAAGCTATTCAATAGAATTTGATTGTGCAATTAATTTTGTAATAATGACTTCTGTCTTTTCTTAAAGCTTTTAGTTACTAAGGACTAAAGTTCCTTACTACAACACATCCCAACGGGCAGCATACACTGCAAGAGCGGAGCGAAGTCGATCGTCCGAGACAGTAGTAAGTAAAAATACTTGGCGCGGTGACAACCCCTGTGAAACCTTGATGGTAAAAGCATTAAAGCCCCTGAGCATCAAAAAAGATAGGGGATGATTGACAGGCTAATTGACTCATAAAATCGTCCAAGCTCGCCTTGAACCTGATTCAAGGGATCTCGCCACTCTCTTTGATTGACTCACCCCCGCAAAGATATTTTTGCTTGGTCAATCAACTCAAAACCTTGACGCAGCTTTGCTTTTAACCGGCTCGTCACCCCGTCGCAGTGTTGAGTTTAGGGTTGGTTTAGGCACTATGCACGATAGACTATTAAGTTATTGTGCATTTAAGTTCCCATTTCCTCTATTTGAGAATCTTTGTGGGACGGGCCAGAGCTCCGGTTGAAAAAAAAAGCGCTATTTAGCTGGCGAAAGCTTAGGATTTACGCATATAACCCCCAAACCCTTTTTCCAAGAGGGCTTTCAAGTGCCCCGTTTTTTGAAGCCGTTCCCCCCTTTTTTAGGGCAGTACGGGGAAGCTGGGTTTCAAACCCTATAGTTCGTCAGTCCGGGAGCATCTGATATTTGTAAAAACACTGATTCTGGCTCCTGACTTCTGACTTCTGACTCTTTTCTCCTAGCTTCTGACTCCTGACTCCTAACTCCTATTTCTAGCGGAGGGCTGCTTTCATTGAGATGCTCCCGTAAGTCCTGACTATAGTTGTATGCTTAGATCAATTAGTATTGAGGTCAAGACCTACAAGTGAATAAAGGTGTACTCAATATCCAGGAAATCGGCAGGTAGGCTTACACTGCCACCCCAAGCAGAATATAGCATTTGACATTTATGGAGATTTCGTCTCAAATGGGGATCGGTTTTTTCTCATAAATTTGCACACTGTATCAGTATTAGCCACTCATTTGGGCCCGGTTATTCAACAATAAGATATCATTAAACCAATTGGGGTTCAAGACAGACGGAATCAATAATTTTCCTAGAGCTGACTTTAAATGACCAAGGGTGAGCGACTGTTGTTATTGAGGGAGCATCTCATATTTGTAAAAATAATTCTTCTGGCTCTTTCCTTCTCGCTCCTGGCTCCTTTCTTCTGACAATCAAGCATCCAGGATACAAGCCCCCGGATTCATCCGTCCAGAAATAAAAAACCTGTATCCGATGAAACTTGCCGAACGTATTTATCTCGCGCAAGTCAATGCTTCAATCTCAAATCTCAAATCTCAAATCGATTGACTCTTTCCTCCTGGCTCCTGGCTCCTGGCTCCTTTCTTCTGACTCCAAACTCCAATTTCTAGCTGGGCTGCTTTCATTGAGATGCTCCCGTTATTGAAATAATTCAAATACTAAAATGACTCCGCCATGACACTAACCGCAAGTGAGAATGAACTTGCAAAAAGCCCTCAAAAAATCCCCCTGCGCCTGGTATTAGTCGTACCATTCGTGCTGCAAATCTTTCTCGCTGTGGGACTGACAGGTTGGCTCTCGCTACGCAACGGCAAAACTGCCGTCAACAACGTTACTACCCAATTACGAACGGAGGTAGTCGCCCGCATCAATCAACAATTAAACTCTTACTTGGAAACGCCCCATTTGGTAAATGCCATCAGCGCCGATGCCATTCGCCGCTTTGGATTGTGGAATCGAGACAATATGAGTTCTATGAGAAGCTACTTCTACTGGCAGCTCAAGCAATTTTCCACTGTTAGTTACATCAGTTTTGGCGGGGAAAAAAAAGAATACGCGGGTGCTGGATATAAGGATGATGGCAGTGTGGTTATTGAAATAACCGATCGCTCTACTAATTTTCTCAATACGATCGTCAAGGTAGATAGAGAGGGCAACCCGACTCAGTTTAAGGAAACCCACCCAGACTACGATCCCCGCATCCGACCCTGGTATAAAGCCGCAAAAGTTGCAGGCAAACCCCAATGGAATAAAATTTATCAATATTTTATTCAACCTAGCCTGGGAATCTCCGCTAGCCAACCTGTTTACGACAAAAATGGCACTTTTATAGGAGTTGTAAGTACCGATCTGTTTCTCTCAAAAATCGGCAACTTTCTCCAAAGTTTAAAAATTGGTAAATCCGGAAAGACTTTCATCATAGAACGTTCTGGCTTTCTAGTGGCTTCTTCCACCCCAGAGAAGCCATTTATCAATAAAAAAAATCGCAAAAAAACGCAAAGATTAAAAGCGATTGAAAGCAGCGTGCCTTTGATACAGGGAACAGCGCAGCATTTAATAGAACACTTTGGTAACTTCACCGAAATTGATAGCAACCAGCAACTAGAATTTATACTAGAAGGTGAGCGGGAATTCGTGCAAGTATCCCCATTCCAAGATGGTCGAGGTCTTGATTGGCTGATTGTTGTAGTCGTTCCAGAAGCCGACTTTATGGAGGAAATCAATGCCAATACCCGCAGCACTATCTTACTCTGCTTTTTAGCGTTAGTGCTAGCGACGTTGTTAGGAATCCTCGCTTCCCGCTGGATTACCCATCCTATTTTTCGTTTGAGTAAAGCGAGTAGAGCGATCGCTAGCGGTCAATTAGACCAAAAAGTAGAGGTAAATAGCATAGATGAACTGGGAGTTCTCGCTGAATCTTTTAACCAAATGGCACAGCAATTGCGCGAGTATTTTGCTGCTTTAGAAAAGACCAACTCCGAGCTAGAAAATCGAGTAGAAGAACGGACAAGTGAGCTAAAAGAAGCAAAAATTGCCGCTGATACTGCTAACCATGCCAAGAGCGAATTCCTCGCCAATATGAGCCATGAACTCCGCACGCCCCTGAACGGAATTCTAGGATACTCTCAAATTATGGAACGCGATAAAACTACCACTCCTAAACAAAAAGATGCTATCCACATTATTCACCAGTGTGGTTCGCACTTACTCACGCTGATTAACGATATTTTAGACCTTTCTAAAATTGAAGCCAGTAAAATGGAACTCTACAGCTCAAGTTTTAATTTTTCTTCTTTTTTGATCGGGGTTGTGGAAATGTGCCGTATCCGAGCTGAACAAAAAGAAATTACATTTAGTTATCAAGTATTAAATCAACTTCCCAACGCTGTAAATGCTGATGAAAAACGACTGCGCCAAGTTTTGATTAACCTTTTGGGCAATGCGATTAAATTTACAGAAAAAGGAGGTGTTATTTTTAAGGTAGGCGTAATAGGTACGGGGGAAGACTCTGACCAATCACAACTTACTAAAATTCGTTTCCATATCCAAGATACGGGGATTGGAATGGCACCTGAACAGTTAGAAAAAATATTTTTACCGTTTGAACAAGTCGGAAATAGCCAGCAGAAGGCAGAAGGCACTGGGTTAGGATTAGCGATCGCACATAAAATTGTTCAACTGATGGGAGGCGAAATAAAAGTCGAAAGTATACTCGGTCAAGGCAGCATTTTTTCCTTTGATTTAGAGTTGACTCAATCATCCGATTTTATTGAGCAACCCCCGCTAAATACTTCTATTAATTTAACAGGTTTTCAAGGAAATAAAAATAAAATTTTGTTAGTAGACGATCGATTAGAAAATCGAGGTTTTATTAGAACTTTGTTAGAACCACTAGGTTTTAAAATCATGGAAGCTTGTAATGGACAAGATGGTTTAGATAAAGCCATTGATTTTCAACCCGATCTGATTATTACAGACTTAGTGATGCCAGTAATGGATGGATTTGAAATGTCGCGGCGCTTCCGAAAGTCATCAGAGTTTAAGGATGTAATATTGATAGCATCCAGCGCCAGCGTGTTTGAATTCGATCGGCACAATAGCCAAGAAGCAGGTTGTAACGAGTTCCTGTCAAAGCCTATCCAAGTAGAAGAATTGCTAGAAGTATTAAAAAAATACTTACAAATAGAATGGATTTACGACAAACCTGCGGATTTGGCGAACGCACAGCAGGCAGGTTTGACGGATTTATTAAACGTTCAGAGTGGTGAGCTTGTAATACCGCCATCAGCAGAGCTGGTAGCGCTGTTTAATGCAGCTCGTATCGGCGATATTGAAGTGGTTGAGCAGGAGGCCAATAGACTCAAGCAGATAGACGGCAACTATCTACCCTTTGCTAATAAAATCTTGCAATTTGCCAAAAATTTTGAAGAAAAAGAACTACTAGCTTTTGTCAAAAAACATTTGGGCTAATAAAATGGTTAACCAAAAAGATAATGTAATTTTAATTGTTGACGATAACCCGAATAACCTCAAACTTCTGTTCGATTTTTTGAAGGAGTCAGGCTTCAAGGTTTTAGTAGCTAAGGATGGGGAAAGTGCTATTGAGAAGTTACAAGAAGTTTCGCCAAATATCATATTGTTAGATGTGATGATGCCGGGGATAGATGGGTTTGAAACCTGCTACCGATTAAAAGCATCGGTGGCAACGAAAGATATTCCTGTGATTTTTATGACAGCTCTTACGGATCGCGTGGATAAGGTTAAAGGTCTGTCAATGGGGGCAGTAGATTATATCACCAAACCCTTTCAGCAAGAGGAAGTCCTAGCCCGCGTGCAACTACACCTGAGACTGCGAAATTTGACCAAGACGCTGGAAGAGCAAAATGTGCTTCTCAAAAAGGAAATTGAAGGGCGAAAAGAGGCGGAAGCGGCCTTGCAAAAACTGACTTCTGAGTTAGAGGAACGGGTGGCTTCTCAAACGGCTGAACTTAGACAAGCCTACAACGAGCTTCAACAGGCTCAAGTTCAGTTGTTGCAAAGGGAAGAAAAATTAGGACATGATGCTTTTCACGACGCGCTAACGGATTTGCCTAACCGCGCTTGGTTTATGAATCGGCTGCAACAGGCGATCGACTTGTCGTACAGACATGAAGATTATTTATATGCGGTACTATTTATCGATCTAGATCGCTTTAAAGTAGTGAATGATAGCCTCGGACATTTGGTTGGGGATCAATTACTAAAAAGCATTGCTCATCAACTGCAAGTTTGTTTACGCCATACAGATGCAGTTGCGCGGTTTGGAGGAGATGAATTTGTGATATTGCTGGAAGATATTAAAGATATTGATGAACCAAACAGGGTGGCTGAACGCATCCAAAATCAATTAAGGCAGCCGTTTAATTTGAATGATTATGAAGTATTTACCGATATCAGTATTGGCATTATCGTTAGCACAATGGGTTACGATCGCCCAGAAGACGTACTCAGAGATGCAGATATCGCAATGTATTATGCTAAAGCTCAAGGTAGAGGGCGTTACGAAACTTTCGATCCAGCTATGCAAACTGTGGCGATGACGCGCTTGCAGTTGGAGAACGACTTGAGAAGGGCGATGGCGCTACAAGAATTTTGCGTTCACTACCAGCCAATTGTCTCCCTTTCTACGGGGCAACTGAGTGGCTTTGAAGCTTTGGTGCGCTGGCATCACCCATCTGGCACAATCTACCCGCCTGCTGAGTTTATCCCTGTGGCTGAAGAAACTGGTTTGATCAATGAACTGGGGTGGTGGGTTTTGCAGGAAGCTTGTCACCAGATCGGTATTTGGCAGCAACAGTTTCCCCAAACACCTCCCTTGGCGATTAATGTCAATCTTTCCCCCGTGCAGCTAAAGCAAGCAAACCTACTCAATCGAATTGAGGAGATTTTGCAGCAAACTGGTTTTCCAAACTACCGTCTCAAACTAGAGATTACTGAAAGTTGCATTTTGGAAACAGTATCCAGGGAAGAAAAGATGTTGAAGCAGCTAAAAGCTCTAGGCATTCTGTTGTGTATCGATGACTTTGGCACGGGCTACTCTTCTTTAAGCCGCTTACACGAGTTTCCCATTGATACCTTAAAGATTGACCGCTCTTTTGTGAGCCGCATTGGGTTAGACAACAGCGGCGTAGAAATTATCCAGACAATTGTGACGCTGGCTCGCAGCCGAGGTATGGATATCGTGGCAGAAGGCATAGAAACGCCAACACAGCTACAGAAACTGCGAGAGTTGGGGTGTGAGTTGGGGCAAGGATATTTATTTTCTAAGCCTGTAGACAGCGAAAAGGCAACCGAACTATTAGGCATAAAAGTAGCGGTAGTAAGCTCGCCTGACATCTAGTTTGGCTCGATAAATTTTATGAAACTCTTGTGGGACAGGCCCAAAAGCCTACTCTCATCATCATGCGAACTCAATTCTGCTGGGAATTAATAGTTAGGAATGAGAATTAAATAACTTACACTCTTGAAAGTGGGGTGGGCCGATTCCGCCCGCCCTTTTTGGACGGGCGGGACGCCCATCCCACCATAACAATTAAAATTGTAAGTTATTTAATTCGCGATCCTTAGTTTGGGTGGGATTTTTGATATTTTATGAATTAATAAAATTTACGTGATGCCCGAACGTTAATTTTTAGGAATTCCTAACGGGTTTATGCTCGGCAACACAGAATTTTCGATATTTTGATTCACTATTGTCTCGGACGATCGACTTTGAGTCGCACTCTTGCAGTGTATGCTGCCCGTTGGGGGGTGCGGAATCTGGGATTGTGCGGATTTGGTATCAAAAGCTCTCTAACGCCACACTCGCCTTAAATTCAACACAAATCCTGGCAATACGTCTTCCCCGGATAACTCGGCAGGATTGATTAATATTTCTACTTCTACTTGTTGTCGATAAATCTCTACCTGCCGGTTTTGCGGGTCAATCAACCAGCCCAATCTTGCGCCGTTGTCGATGTATTCCCGCATCTTAGTTTGAAGGGTGGAGAGACTGTCTGATGCCGAGCGCAATTCTACTACAAAGTCTGGACACAGGGGAACGAAGCCTTGGCGCTGTTTTGGAGTTAGTGCCTCCCAGCGAGTTCTAGTCACCCAGGAAGCGTCGGGAGAACGGCGAGCACCGTTGGGGAGGATGAATCCGGTAGAAGAGTCAAAACCTTCTCCTAAATCCTCGTGTGCTTCGCACCAGCGATCGACTTGCCCGCTGATACTGAGATTGCGATTGCCTGATTCTCCTCCTGTGGGTGGATTCACGATTAATTCTCCTGCTGCGGTTCTCTCTAATCTCAAGTCGGGATTTGCCAATGCTAGGGCCTCGAATTGCTCGCTACTGACAAGAAGGGCGATCGCCTTTGGCAATTCGATAGATATGGTTTCTGGTTGAGTGATTGTTTGTACCATATTCAATTCCGGTTTTTTTTAGATTGAACTCGGCAACAAGAAAAAGTTAAAGGACTTTCGCGCGGGGTGGGGGCGGGTTTACGAGATTGTGTGTTTTAGGCAATTACGATCGGTGAACCCGCCCCTACAAATTTTTGACAATAGTGCAATATGTTTGACGCTTTCTACAGTTGTCCGAAACC of Oscillatoria nigro-viridis PCC 7112 contains these proteins:
- a CDS encoding hybrid sensor histidine kinase/response regulator, whose product is MTLTASENELAKSPQKIPLRLVLVVPFVLQIFLAVGLTGWLSLRNGKTAVNNVTTQLRTEVVARINQQLNSYLETPHLVNAISADAIRRFGLWNRDNMSSMRSYFYWQLKQFSTVSYISFGGEKKEYAGAGYKDDGSVVIEITDRSTNFLNTIVKVDREGNPTQFKETHPDYDPRIRPWYKAAKVAGKPQWNKIYQYFIQPSLGISASQPVYDKNGTFIGVVSTDLFLSKIGNFLQSLKIGKSGKTFIIERSGFLVASSTPEKPFINKKNRKKTQRLKAIESSVPLIQGTAQHLIEHFGNFTEIDSNQQLEFILEGEREFVQVSPFQDGRGLDWLIVVVVPEADFMEEINANTRSTILLCFLALVLATLLGILASRWITHPIFRLSKASRAIASGQLDQKVEVNSIDELGVLAESFNQMAQQLREYFAALEKTNSELENRVEERTSELKEAKIAADTANHAKSEFLANMSHELRTPLNGILGYSQIMERDKTTTPKQKDAIHIIHQCGSHLLTLINDILDLSKIEASKMELYSSSFNFSSFLIGVVEMCRIRAEQKEITFSYQVLNQLPNAVNADEKRLRQVLINLLGNAIKFTEKGGVIFKVGVIGTGEDSDQSQLTKIRFHIQDTGIGMAPEQLEKIFLPFEQVGNSQQKAEGTGLGLAIAHKIVQLMGGEIKVESILGQGSIFSFDLELTQSSDFIEQPPLNTSINLTGFQGNKNKILLVDDRLENRGFIRTLLEPLGFKIMEACNGQDGLDKAIDFQPDLIITDLVMPVMDGFEMSRRFRKSSEFKDVILIASSASVFEFDRHNSQEAGCNEFLSKPIQVEELLEVLKKYLQIEWIYDKPADLANAQQAGLTDLLNVQSGELVIPPSAELVALFNAARIGDIEVVEQEANRLKQIDGNYLPFANKILQFAKNFEEKELLAFVKKHLG
- a CDS encoding two-component system response regulator, which gives rise to MVNQKDNVILIVDDNPNNLKLLFDFLKESGFKVLVAKDGESAIEKLQEVSPNIILLDVMMPGIDGFETCYRLKASVATKDIPVIFMTALTDRVDKVKGLSMGAVDYITKPFQQEEVLARVQLHLRLRNLTKTLEEQNVLLKKEIEGRKEAEAALQKLTSELEERVASQTAELRQAYNELQQAQVQLLQREEKLGHDAFHDALTDLPNRAWFMNRLQQAIDLSYRHEDYLYAVLFIDLDRFKVVNDSLGHLVGDQLLKSIAHQLQVCLRHTDAVARFGGDEFVILLEDIKDIDEPNRVAERIQNQLRQPFNLNDYEVFTDISIGIIVSTMGYDRPEDVLRDADIAMYYAKAQGRGRYETFDPAMQTVAMTRLQLENDLRRAMALQEFCVHYQPIVSLSTGQLSGFEALVRWHHPSGTIYPPAEFIPVAEETGLINELGWWVLQEACHQIGIWQQQFPQTPPLAINVNLSPVQLKQANLLNRIEEILQQTGFPNYRLKLEITESCILETVSREEKMLKQLKALGILLCIDDFGTGYSSLSRLHEFPIDTLKIDRSFVSRIGLDNSGVEIIQTIVTLARSRGMDIVAEGIETPTQLQKLRELGCELGQGYLFSKPVDSEKATELLGIKVAVVSSPDI
- a CDS encoding Uma2 family endonuclease yields the protein MTTTLETTLERVDEPILIDGLSWREFKAVEQLLSRPGVRLSFLDGVLEIRRMPGRKHETAKQRISTLVDMYLEYAGIDFTPTGSVTVESETGRVKREADLSYELGSNRERPDLAVEVVVTSGGINKLEAYKRLEIPEVWFWENGALCMYSLGDDGYAEVDRSQVLPDLDIVLLARCINIENHLQAMREFRQAIQ
- a CDS encoding Uma2 family endonuclease codes for the protein MVQTITQPETISIELPKAIALLVSSEQFEALALANPDLRLERTAAGELIVNPPTGGESGNRNLSISGQVDRWCEAHEDLGEGFDSSTGFILPNGARRSPDASWVTRTRWEALTPKQRQGFVPLCPDFVVELRSASDSLSTLQTKMREYIDNGARLGWLIDPQNRQVEIYRQQVEVEILINPAELSGEDVLPGFVLNLRRVWR
- a CDS encoding Uma2 family endonuclease, whose amino-acid sequence is MTTTLETTLERVDEPILIDGLSWREFKAVEQLLSRPGVRLSFLDGVLEIRRMPGEKHESIKERIGSLLDLYLLQMGIDYQPTGSMTLESPSGLVKREADKSYKLGANRERPDLAVEVVVTSGGINKLEAYKRLEIPEVWFWENGALRMYSLGDDGYAEVDRSQVLPELDIVLLAQCINIENHLQAMREFRQAIQSY